A DNA window from Vigna angularis cultivar LongXiaoDou No.4 chromosome 1, ASM1680809v1, whole genome shotgun sequence contains the following coding sequences:
- the LOC108344116 gene encoding cannabidiolic acid synthase-like 2, with amino-acid sequence MFQGGVDELIPLMQKSLPELGLDRKDCTETSWIGSAVFANGVLNGSVISNEPPEVLLNRYQSDLVKYKGKSDCVVKPIPVDGLRGLWRMLFDNEIEIAQFELVPHGGRMDEISESEIAFPFRSGYRFHIHYVVVWEEEGDEAAQRHINWIRRVYNYMEPYVSNSPRAAYVNYRDLDFGVNNNGYTSYDQANKWGVKYFGNNFRRLAIVKTRVDPNNFFRNEQSIPTLFEEGD; translated from the coding sequence ATGTTTCAAGGAGGTGTAGACGAACTTATTCCACTGATGCAAAAGAGCTTACCAGAGTTGGGTTTGGACAGAAAAGACTGTACCGAAACGAGTTGGATTGGCTCAGCTGTCTTCGCGAATGGTGTGTTGAATGGATCTGTAATTAGCAATGAACCCCCAGAAGTTTTGTTGAATAGATATCAAAGTGATTTAGTgaaatacaaaggaaaatcTGATTGTGTTGTGAAACCCATTCCTGTTGATGGATTACGAGGGTTATGGCGCATGCTTTTTGACAATGAGATTGAAATAGCTCAGTTCGAATTGGTTCCTCATGGAGGCAGAATGGATGAGATTTCGGAATCCGAAATTGCATTCCCATTCAGATCTGGATACAGATTTCATATTCACTATGTGGTCGTTTGGGAAGAGGAAGGGGACGAGGCTGCTCAAAGGCATATAAATTGGATTAGAAGAGTGTATAACTATATGGAACCTTACGTTTCAAACTCTCCTAGAGCTGCATATGTGAATTACAGAGACCTTGACTTTGGGGTGAATAACAATGGCTACACAAGCTACGACCAAGCCAACAAATGGGGTGTCAAGTATTTCGGTAACAATTTTAGGAGATTGGCTATAGTGAAGACCAGGGTTGATCCTAACAACTTTTTTAGAAACGAACAAAGCATTCCTACGCTGTTCGAGGAAggagattaa